The proteins below are encoded in one region of Fibrella aestuarina BUZ 2:
- a CDS encoding response regulator yields MKTSLKHLLIVEENPHIVTVLTQTLRADYQITVATNSRDAVRMLIQGRKFDCVITELDLPFFDGLELIKLVRMSKLMGRTPILVLSEAFDSDTRIACLEAGADGHIAKPFNPLEVKVKLQSMTGRSVFGLEKAEAQAVPVHSALLKRFWSPGSLNL; encoded by the coding sequence ATGAAAACGTCATTGAAACACTTGCTTATCGTTGAGGAAAACCCACACATCGTAACGGTTTTAACCCAAACCTTAAGAGCAGATTACCAAATAACCGTAGCCACCAATAGCCGCGACGCGGTTCGTATGTTGATACAGGGCCGTAAGTTCGATTGCGTGATCACCGAACTCGACCTGCCCTTTTTCGACGGCTTAGAATTGATCAAGCTGGTCCGTATGAGCAAGCTCATGGGCCGCACCCCCATTCTTGTTTTATCAGAAGCGTTTGACAGCGACACTCGGATTGCCTGCCTCGAAGCCGGTGCCGATGGGCACATTGCCAAGCCGTTCAACCCGCTCGAAGTGAAAGTGAAGCTTCAGTCGATGACTGGCCGCTCGGTGTTTGGCCTGGAAAAGGCTGAAGCTCAGGCTGTGCCCGTTCATTCAGCGCTGCTGAAGCGGTTCTGGTCACCCGGTTCCCTGAATCTATAA